The genomic stretch CCTCAAGGGTGAAAAATACCAGACCCTTTTAGGGGTGACCGGCTCAGGAAAAACCTTTACCATGGCTAACGTGATTGCCAATGTGGGAAAGCCTGCACTGGTCATTTCCCACAACAAGACCCTGGCAGCTCAATTATATGGGGAATTAAAAGGGTTTTTCCCCCAGAATGCAGTGGAGTTTTTCATCAGCTATTATGATTATTACCAGCCAGAGGCTTATGTTCCACAGTCTGATACCTACATAGAGAAAGATACCTCGATGAACGATGATATCGATCGCCTGCGCTTGCGGGCGACCTCATCTCTATTGGAAAGAGAGGACGTGGTAATAATTGCCAGTGTTTCCTGCATCTACGGTTTGGGCTCGCACAAGGATTATAAAGAGCTGCTTCTGTTCTTAGAGGTGGGTGAGAAGAAGGAAAGGGACGAGATACTCAAATCCCTGATCGACATCCATTATTCCAGAAATGATATCGAGTTTGCCCGGGGGACCTTCAGGGTCAGGGGGGATACAATCGAAGTTCATCCTGCTTATGAAGAGACAGCCATAAGATTGGAACTGCTCGGTGACGAGATCCAAAGGATTGCAGTCATTGACACCCTCAAAGGGAATGTCTTAGAGGAGAAGAAGAGGGTAGCGATTTATCCGGCCAAGCATTTTGTAACCACCCCTCCTCAATTGGAAGAGGCTGTAAAAAGCATTGAAATCGAATTAGAGGATAGACTGGACTGGTTCAGAAAACAGGGAAAGCTGTTAGAAGCTCAGAGGT from Candidatus Zixiibacteriota bacterium encodes the following:
- a CDS encoding DEAD/DEAH box helicase family protein, with protein sequence MSSFRLVSNYKPTGDQPQAIEKLTEGILKGEKYQTLLGVTGSGKTFTMANVIANVGKPALVISHNKTLAAQLYGELKGFFPQNAVEFFISYYDYYQPEAYVPQSDTYIEKDTSMNDDIDRLRLRATSSLLEREDVVIIASVSCIYGLGSHKDYKELLLFLEVGEKKERDEILKSLIDIHYSRNDIEFARGTFRVRGDTIEVHPAYEETAIRLELLGDEIQRIAVIDTLKGNVLEEKKRVAIYPAKHFVTTPPQLEEAVKSIEIELEDRLDWFRKQGKLLEAQRLESRTKFDLEMMREIGYCPGIENYSRHLSGRKPGQRPYCLLDFFP